In Symmachiella dynata, the following are encoded in one genomic region:
- the arfB gene encoding alternative ribosome rescue aminoacyl-tRNA hydrolase ArfB, producing MLYVNQAIQIPLRELTFTFSRSSGPGGQNVNKLNTKATLRWGVANSPSLSEGVRERFMKTYHRRLTTDGDFVMHSQRFRDQGRNVADCLDKLRQLLLEVAAPPTVRKRKKVSRAKIQKRIDNKRRQSEKKQSRRPPKME from the coding sequence ATGTTGTACGTCAACCAAGCGATTCAGATCCCGCTACGGGAATTGACGTTCACCTTCAGCCGCAGTTCCGGGCCCGGCGGACAGAACGTCAATAAGCTGAACACCAAGGCGACGCTCCGCTGGGGCGTCGCCAACTCCCCCAGCCTCAGCGAGGGAGTCCGCGAGCGGTTCATGAAGACCTACCACCGCCGCCTAACGACCGACGGCGATTTCGTCATGCACAGCCAACGCTTTCGCGACCAAGGCCGCAACGTGGCGGACTGCTTGGACAAACTGCGACAGCTACTACTAGAAGTCGCCGCCCCGCCAACCGTCCGCAAACGCAAAAAAGTCTCGCGAGCGAAGATCCAAAAACGAATCGACAACAAACGCCGCCAATCCGAAAAAAAACAAAGCCGCCGCCCCCCCAAAATGGAATAA
- a CDS encoding ABC transporter permease, with the protein MPQSHNIVIQYFSRVTPTVRHRLLFLLVGCALLLGYIYWQTSGDDNSSFLAELSRIPVYLAPVIIAGLGLTGIIFAGGIDLSISTIIVVAGTVFGILYDYGASPGVCFIGCWLTAVSLSSWNGLLVRWLGISPIIITLAGLQFYRGLALILADTLMPDFGGGLSIQQAAYQTPAKEYAGWILAVVVVAALVWEAYGKTFREFLALGCSPRACRIAGLHPGRILQMSYLVGGLFLGVAAVLYVTNRQVIEPARMAMGFELSVIGAVVLGGTNIFGGEGTLLGTVLGALFLYLIGQAMLYAGVSEYWRTAIEGAVIVAVIGFDCALHRRRKLLDELR; encoded by the coding sequence ATGCCCCAATCCCACAACATCGTGATTCAATATTTCAGTCGAGTGACGCCGACGGTGCGGCATCGCTTGCTGTTTTTGTTGGTGGGCTGCGCGTTGCTGTTGGGATATATCTACTGGCAAACGTCTGGAGACGACAACTCGTCGTTTCTCGCTGAGTTGTCGCGGATTCCGGTTTATCTAGCTCCGGTGATCATTGCCGGGTTGGGGCTGACGGGAATTATTTTCGCCGGTGGCATCGATCTTTCGATTTCGACAATCATCGTTGTTGCCGGCACGGTGTTTGGCATTCTGTACGATTACGGAGCTAGTCCCGGGGTCTGTTTTATCGGCTGTTGGTTGACGGCCGTGTCGCTCTCATCATGGAACGGGCTGTTGGTGCGTTGGCTGGGGATCTCACCCATTATCATCACGCTCGCCGGTTTGCAGTTTTATCGCGGACTGGCGTTGATTCTGGCGGATACGCTGATGCCGGACTTTGGCGGCGGACTGTCGATTCAACAGGCTGCCTATCAAACTCCCGCCAAAGAATATGCCGGTTGGATTTTGGCCGTCGTTGTTGTTGCCGCGTTGGTCTGGGAGGCGTATGGAAAAACGTTTCGCGAATTTTTGGCACTGGGTTGTTCGCCACGGGCATGCCGCATCGCGGGACTGCATCCGGGGCGCATTTTGCAGATGTCGTATTTGGTCGGCGGCCTATTTCTGGGCGTTGCCGCTGTGCTGTATGTCACGAATCGGCAAGTCATCGAACCGGCGCGGATGGCCATGGGGTTTGAGTTGAGTGTTATCGGAGCGGTGGTGCTGGGCGGGACGAATATTTTTGGCGGTGAGGGGACACTATTGGGCACCGTGCTCGGCGCTTTGTTTTTGTATTTGATCGGACAGGCCATGCTCTATGCCGGCGTGAGCGAATATTGGCGGACCGCAATCGAAGGGGCGGTGATCGTGGCGGTTATTGGTTTCGACTGTGCCCTCCATCGCCGAAGAAAACTGTTGGACGAATTACGATGA
- a CDS encoding prenyltransferase/squalene oxidase repeat-containing protein: MDVGGQGDHRSRFEFSGASRPGHDAAGPTKPEPELKSGRFTGDDLLGQAIGRTRDYLLSQQHEQGYWVAELEGDTILESEYILLLAFLGKTDTETARLAGNYLRKHQTPGGGWAAYPGGPLEISGSVKAYFALKLVGHSPEADYMVRARDAILAAGGAEKVNSFTRFYLALLDIISYEQVPAVPPELILLPNWSPINIYEMSAWSRTIVIPLSILWAHRPCHPIADEHRIDELFVNSPQELPASMGSSETLDDMQSDTWLDWDKFFRRVDAGFKFLERNRIKPLRKRALKKATAWMEERFAGSDGLGAIFPPIVWSLIALKCLGHDDDSPDVVRAMDELDKLMIRDEDSIRLQPCKSPVWDTALTTIALRDAGVSADHPAIRRSAQWLLSKEVRQAGDWQTLNSHLQPAGWFFEFNNQFYPDVDDTIMVIMALRKTLPPEHEAEFYAAYSAFDGEMAAVISGNKSLKSAAVSQVESVRPVLEAINRGTRWVLGMQNSDGGWGAFDVDNNREILTRVPFADHNAMIDPSWPDIAARVVEMLAQIGFSKEHPQIIRALEYIFEHQETDHCWFGRWGVNYIYGTWQTVVGLREIGVPSHDPRIEGAVDWLKSTQQSCGGWGETPQSYDDPSLRGQGEVTPSQTAWALLGLLSAGEENSVAVQRGIDYLIDTQLPDGTWDESQFTGTGFPRVFYLRYHYYRLYFPLMALGRAAALRAGK, translated from the coding sequence ATGGATGTGGGCGGGCAAGGGGACCATCGGTCTCGCTTTGAATTCTCTGGAGCATCGCGTCCAGGCCACGATGCCGCCGGTCCCACAAAGCCCGAGCCGGAATTGAAATCGGGGCGGTTCACCGGTGACGATTTGTTGGGGCAGGCCATCGGCCGAACGCGCGACTATCTGCTCAGCCAACAACACGAACAAGGGTATTGGGTTGCCGAACTCGAAGGGGACACAATCCTCGAATCGGAGTACATCCTGCTGCTCGCCTTTCTCGGTAAAACCGACACCGAGACCGCCCGTTTGGCCGGGAATTATCTGCGCAAACACCAAACCCCTGGGGGAGGCTGGGCCGCTTATCCGGGTGGGCCGTTGGAAATCAGCGGTTCGGTCAAAGCCTATTTCGCTCTCAAACTGGTCGGGCATTCCCCTGAGGCGGATTACATGGTCCGCGCTCGCGACGCGATTCTTGCCGCCGGGGGCGCCGAAAAGGTCAATAGCTTTACTCGGTTCTACTTAGCCCTGCTGGACATCATCTCCTACGAACAAGTGCCGGCGGTGCCGCCCGAGTTGATTCTGCTGCCGAACTGGTCGCCGATTAACATCTACGAAATGTCCGCCTGGTCGCGAACAATCGTCATTCCGCTGAGCATTCTCTGGGCGCATCGTCCCTGTCATCCAATTGCCGACGAACACCGGATTGATGAGTTGTTCGTCAACTCGCCGCAAGAGTTGCCAGCTTCGATGGGCAGCTCGGAAACCTTGGACGACATGCAATCCGACACCTGGTTGGATTGGGACAAATTTTTTCGTCGCGTGGATGCCGGTTTCAAATTCTTGGAGCGGAATCGCATTAAGCCGCTACGGAAACGCGCACTCAAAAAAGCGACCGCGTGGATGGAGGAACGCTTTGCCGGATCGGACGGACTGGGCGCCATTTTTCCGCCGATCGTTTGGAGTCTCATCGCACTCAAATGCCTGGGCCACGATGACGATTCACCCGACGTTGTGCGCGCGATGGACGAACTCGACAAACTGATGATTCGCGACGAGGATTCGATACGCCTCCAACCCTGTAAGTCGCCGGTTTGGGATACGGCACTCACCACCATCGCGCTGCGGGACGCCGGTGTTTCGGCTGATCATCCGGCAATTCGACGTTCGGCCCAGTGGTTGCTTTCCAAGGAAGTGCGGCAAGCGGGGGATTGGCAGACGCTCAATTCTCACCTGCAACCGGCTGGCTGGTTTTTTGAATTCAACAACCAGTTCTATCCCGACGTCGACGACACGATCATGGTCATCATGGCGCTGCGTAAAACCTTGCCGCCGGAACACGAAGCGGAATTTTACGCCGCCTATAGTGCCTTTGATGGAGAGATGGCAGCTGTCATCTCCGGGAACAAATCACTCAAATCGGCCGCGGTCTCCCAAGTGGAATCGGTGCGGCCGGTGCTGGAAGCCATCAATCGCGGGACGCGGTGGGTGTTGGGAATGCAAAATTCCGACGGCGGTTGGGGAGCCTTTGACGTCGATAACAACCGTGAGATCCTCACCCGCGTCCCCTTCGCCGACCACAACGCAATGATCGACCCCAGTTGGCCCGACATCGCTGCCCGCGTGGTGGAAATGTTGGCGCAGATTGGCTTCAGCAAGGAGCACCCGCAAATCATACGGGCTCTGGAATATATCTTCGAACACCAGGAAACGGATCACTGTTGGTTCGGACGTTGGGGCGTGAACTATATCTATGGCACGTGGCAAACCGTTGTCGGTTTACGAGAGATCGGTGTCCCGTCGCACGACCCGCGGATCGAAGGGGCCGTGGATTGGTTGAAGTCGACACAGCAATCTTGCGGAGGCTGGGGCGAAACACCGCAGAGTTACGACGACCCCAGTTTACGGGGCCAAGGGGAAGTGACGCCGTCGCAAACCGCTTGGGCTTTACTGGGCTTACTCTCTGCCGGCGAGGAGAATTCCGTTGCCGTGCAGCGCGGCATCGATTATTTGATCGATACCCAATTGCCTGACGGGACTTGGGATGAATCGCAGTTTACCGGTACTGGATTTCCCCGGGTGTTCTACCTAAGATATCATTACTACCGGTTATATTTTCCATTGATGGCCCTCGGCCGCGCTGCCGCATTGCGAGCTGGCAAATAA
- a CDS encoding fatty acid desaturase family protein, whose product MLPPEVFERNPWQLMWLIPHLTIIAASISALLLTNIHWGYRLLLAVAIGHSYGCLMYLAHEILHGTVVKNGTLQNWLSGICMLPYCISPEHWKAWHNRSHHCHTSKTGRDPDSFGDVYMNRKAPFAKFTTKLAPGSGYLRSWFFMGFWFSFHALVTLFVHSKVFEYWKPAQRRKQLALFSAMVAFWAGVGYAVGPYNFAFIYLLPMVVANCVQMFYISTNHLFCDETQEENDPLINSLTVSTPRWVSWLHLNFGYHVEHHVMPYANSKHAPTIQAALKEHFGTRYHEMPLQQALRVLYETPPVHLSRQELVDMRTGIVYSTLGPNGELPQVVDQVAVPVRPRKRVKNRPAAVDVPVTETPPEDGEQNRAA is encoded by the coding sequence GTGCTTCCGCCTGAGGTGTTTGAGCGGAATCCGTGGCAACTCATGTGGCTGATCCCGCATTTGACAATCATTGCCGCGTCGATCAGTGCCCTGCTATTGACCAATATCCATTGGGGGTATCGTCTATTATTAGCAGTGGCAATAGGCCACAGCTACGGGTGCTTGATGTATCTGGCGCATGAGATTTTGCATGGCACGGTCGTGAAAAATGGCACGCTGCAAAACTGGCTCAGCGGGATTTGCATGCTGCCGTACTGTATCAGCCCCGAACATTGGAAGGCGTGGCACAATCGCTCGCATCACTGTCATACGTCAAAAACCGGCCGTGATCCCGATTCGTTCGGCGACGTTTACATGAATCGCAAAGCCCCTTTTGCGAAATTCACGACGAAACTAGCTCCCGGCTCCGGCTATCTTCGCAGTTGGTTTTTCATGGGCTTTTGGTTTTCGTTCCACGCTCTGGTCACGTTATTTGTGCACAGCAAAGTCTTCGAATACTGGAAACCGGCACAGCGACGTAAGCAATTGGCGCTCTTTTCCGCCATGGTCGCGTTTTGGGCCGGAGTCGGATACGCCGTCGGCCCCTACAACTTTGCCTTCATCTACCTGTTGCCCATGGTTGTGGCGAATTGCGTGCAAATGTTTTACATCAGCACCAACCATCTCTTCTGCGACGAGACGCAGGAAGAAAATGATCCGCTCATCAATTCGCTGACCGTTTCGACACCCCGTTGGGTGAGTTGGTTGCATCTGAATTTTGGCTACCACGTCGAACACCACGTCATGCCATACGCCAATTCCAAACATGCTCCCACGATTCAAGCAGCACTCAAGGAACATTTCGGCACGCGGTACCACGAAATGCCGCTCCAACAGGCGCTGCGTGTGTTGTATGAAACACCACCCGTGCATTTGAGCCGGCAGGAATTGGTCGATATGCGGACGGGCATTGTTTACAGCACGCTCGGCCCTAATGGCGAATTGCCCCAGGTTGTGGATCAAGTTGCCGTTCCGGTCCGTCCGCGCAAACGCGTGAAAAACCGACCAGCCGCAGTCGATGTGCCTGTGACGGAAACACCCCCGGAAGATGGCGAGCAAAATCGGGCCGCTTAG
- a CDS encoding leucine-rich repeat domain-containing protein — protein sequence MDWRDWGQDGVGPTEADLLQLQERPELEILSLENCRINDEDLALLKDLVNLKSLSLGGNSITDSGLVHLRDMVNLRTLSLDGMSIGESGLSHLSRLKQLEYLGLYDTTLSGETLAHIQQFKNLRKLSLMTVRVTGNGLKHLEKLSKLEVLRLSYASIDSDDLECVKSLKNLRELHLQHASADDAALRHVAGATKLQRLNLSETGVTNAGLTHLLQLPQLEVLYFGKTKIDDDGMRQIAKMGDLKELWLNGTSVTDAGLAELAGLKGLRVLGLHGAQVTEAGVRKLNEALPNCRIDAHFPESQNE from the coding sequence GTGGATTGGAGAGATTGGGGACAGGATGGGGTTGGGCCGACGGAGGCGGATCTCCTGCAGCTACAAGAGAGACCGGAACTTGAGATCCTGAGTTTGGAAAATTGCCGAATCAATGACGAGGATCTCGCATTACTGAAGGATCTTGTCAATCTGAAATCGTTAAGTCTAGGGGGCAACTCCATCACGGATAGCGGCTTGGTACATTTGCGGGATATGGTCAATCTCAGGACCCTGTCTTTAGACGGGATGTCTATTGGCGAGAGCGGATTATCACACTTGAGCCGACTGAAACAGCTTGAGTATCTCGGGCTATACGATACGACACTCTCTGGTGAAACGCTTGCCCACATACAACAGTTTAAGAATCTACGAAAACTCTCATTAATGACTGTTCGCGTCACGGGCAATGGTCTGAAACATCTTGAGAAATTGAGCAAATTGGAGGTACTAAGATTATCCTATGCGAGCATTGACTCTGATGATCTGGAATGTGTGAAGAGTCTCAAGAATCTGAGGGAACTCCACTTACAACACGCTTCAGCGGACGACGCCGCATTGAGGCACGTTGCCGGAGCGACGAAACTTCAACGGCTCAATTTGTCGGAAACGGGCGTAACCAATGCTGGCTTGACGCACTTATTACAACTTCCCCAATTGGAAGTCCTCTATTTTGGCAAAACAAAAATCGACGATGACGGCATGAGACAGATTGCAAAAATGGGGGATTTGAAAGAGCTTTGGTTGAACGGAACATCCGTCACTGACGCCGGGCTGGCGGAGCTAGCCGGGCTGAAGGGACTGCGAGTTTTGGGTTTACATGGGGCTCAGGTCACGGAAGCTGGCGTCCGGAAATTGAACGAGGCCCTACCGAACTGTCGCATCGATGCTCATTTTCCGGAATCGCAGAATGAATAA
- a CDS encoding GNAT family N-acetyltransferase translates to MTDLDASAIQVRHAEIGDAQALSEFITPFVTEGKLLPRTVDELMGLIPHCFLAEFEGRIIACAALEIYSAKLAEVRSLAVSTNFQRTGIGKRLVTTCVELARSKNVLEVMAVTSSEDFFKSCGFDFTLPGEKKALFVRTRDD, encoded by the coding sequence ATGACCGACCTCGATGCTTCCGCAATCCAAGTCCGCCACGCCGAAATCGGCGACGCGCAGGCGTTGTCCGAATTCATCACCCCTTTCGTGACCGAGGGCAAGCTGCTGCCGCGCACGGTCGACGAATTGATGGGCTTGATTCCGCATTGTTTTCTGGCCGAATTCGAGGGACGCATCATCGCCTGCGCTGCTCTGGAAATCTATTCGGCCAAGCTCGCCGAAGTCCGCAGCCTCGCCGTTTCGACGAATTTCCAACGCACCGGCATCGGCAAACGGCTGGTCACCACCTGTGTAGAATTGGCGCGCTCCAAAAACGTGCTCGAAGTGATGGCGGTCACCTCGTCGGAAGACTTCTTCAAATCGTGCGGCTTCGATTTCACGCTGCCGGGCGAGAAGAAGGCCCTGTTCGTGCGAACCCGCGACGACTGA
- a CDS encoding TAXI family TRAP transporter solute-binding subunit encodes MRKTIIGIGIVAALATLPFLVPAIYHQFTAFPKSIMIASGPQEGQYQQIAADLAKEIESQLGIEVKLEQETHGSLDNLRLLRQGDVDFALYQPGTERVLDPEHSDSSEFQPRFVANVYPEVTHWFVRRGSGIKTPGDLVGRKVALGEKTSGDYAMSKLLLKHFGLKESDVDAQYLSFVDVRKQFAAGELDAAFMTLGTHAKTLTQLAEEETCDLLTIPYAEAFTRKLILPSPYTIPAGMYDSYPSAFPSDDVQTISIRASLLTNNGVDANLVEAVTSIFLSEKFLLANDLGDLVDGGKAVAMQKPEFEMHPGATAYYDPELKPLLPTDFVEATEGMRSFLVSSLIAVFLLFRWYASVVRRRKEHWLDQCIKSLLEIERRQVDLDQKSGTDDCTRLQKLLDEVTDLRQGALRKVSAHDLSDDRAADCFLEMCHALSDKINAKITRQRLERQFEELGGRLGK; translated from the coding sequence ATGCGGAAAACCATCATAGGAATCGGTATCGTAGCTGCACTGGCTACGCTGCCCTTTCTGGTGCCCGCCATCTACCACCAATTCACAGCCTTTCCCAAGTCAATCATGATTGCCAGTGGTCCTCAAGAAGGGCAATATCAACAAATCGCCGCAGATCTGGCCAAGGAGATCGAGAGCCAGCTTGGGATTGAGGTGAAGTTGGAGCAGGAGACGCATGGTTCGCTCGACAACCTGCGGTTACTTCGTCAAGGCGATGTTGATTTTGCCTTGTATCAGCCCGGGACCGAACGTGTCCTGGACCCGGAACATTCCGACAGCAGCGAATTTCAACCGCGGTTTGTTGCCAACGTATATCCCGAAGTGACGCATTGGTTCGTTCGCCGCGGATCGGGAATTAAAACGCCGGGGGATCTAGTCGGGCGGAAGGTGGCGCTCGGCGAAAAAACTTCCGGCGACTATGCGATGAGCAAGTTGTTGTTGAAGCACTTCGGCTTAAAAGAGTCGGATGTCGACGCCCAGTATCTAAGTTTCGTCGATGTCCGTAAGCAATTTGCTGCCGGGGAGCTCGACGCGGCCTTTATGACCCTCGGCACACACGCCAAAACCCTAACGCAGTTGGCCGAGGAAGAAACGTGCGACTTATTGACGATCCCCTATGCGGAAGCGTTCACTCGCAAACTCATTCTTCCCTCTCCGTATACGATTCCTGCAGGAATGTATGACTCCTATCCTTCGGCGTTTCCGAGCGACGATGTGCAGACCATTTCCATTCGCGCCAGTTTGTTAACCAACAATGGAGTCGATGCCAACTTAGTCGAGGCGGTGACCAGTATTTTTCTGTCCGAGAAGTTTTTGCTGGCAAACGATCTAGGAGATCTGGTAGATGGCGGCAAAGCGGTGGCCATGCAAAAACCGGAATTCGAGATGCATCCCGGCGCCACAGCTTACTATGACCCCGAGCTCAAGCCGCTGCTGCCGACCGATTTTGTCGAGGCCACCGAAGGGATGCGGTCTTTTTTGGTCTCCTCATTGATCGCTGTCTTCCTGTTGTTTCGCTGGTACGCATCAGTCGTTCGCCGCCGCAAGGAGCATTGGTTAGATCAGTGCATCAAATCGTTATTAGAAATCGAACGGCGACAAGTCGATCTCGATCAGAAGTCAGGCACCGATGATTGCACGCGTCTGCAAAAACTACTCGACGAGGTCACCGATCTGCGGCAAGGCGCCCTGCGAAAAGTCTCGGCGCACGATCTCAGTGATGACCGCGCCGCCGATTGCTTTTTAGAAATGTGTCACGCACTCAGCGACAAAATCAACGCGAAAATTACCCGGCAACGATTGGAACGGCAATTCGAAGAATTAGGCGGGCGATTGGGCAAGTGA
- a CDS encoding 3'-5' exonuclease, with the protein MDNIGHYLVVDLEATCSNDGSIPRDKMETIEIGAVMVEAESLQPVDEFQSFIRPVRYRQLSDFCRELTSIAQQEVDAAEGFCQVFSRFVQWSVGFADPLFCSWGDYDRHQLRQDCAHHGTAYPFGDEHLNLKAQFSKNLGIRKRLGMAKAIRRVGLELTGTHHRGIDDARNIARLLPHIVR; encoded by the coding sequence ATGGACAATATCGGCCATTACCTTGTCGTCGATCTCGAAGCCACTTGTAGCAACGACGGTTCGATTCCGCGCGATAAAATGGAAACCATCGAAATCGGCGCCGTCATGGTCGAAGCTGAGAGCTTGCAACCGGTCGATGAATTTCAGTCATTCATCCGTCCTGTCCGGTACCGGCAGCTTTCCGATTTTTGTCGAGAGTTGACCTCAATCGCTCAACAGGAGGTCGATGCCGCGGAAGGGTTTTGTCAGGTCTTCTCGCGATTCGTCCAATGGTCCGTCGGATTCGCTGATCCGCTATTTTGCTCGTGGGGTGACTACGACCGGCACCAATTGCGTCAAGATTGCGCGCATCATGGCACGGCTTATCCTTTTGGCGACGAGCACCTGAACTTGAAAGCCCAGTTTTCCAAAAATTTAGGCATCCGCAAGCGTTTGGGAATGGCTAAGGCCATCCGCCGCGTTGGCCTGGAACTCACGGGGACGCACCACCGTGGCATCGACGACGCCCGCAACATCGCCCGCCTGTTGCCACACATCGTGCGCTAA
- a CDS encoding ABC transporter permease, which yields MTPSTRVMRRFTSWHLLVLPLLFVAELAVFAPISGVQFDSAEAFGRSSRYYATDLITHAAPLIVLVVGMTAVLMTGGIDLSIGSMVALIAAMMATFDPGASFWWTAVPLGLLCGLGLGWFNGFLIARLDVPPIIATLGTLFLFRGLCEVRLGDQEFGTFYDVPGYAWFGGLSGSLLLITLVVALGGGWFFHSRLRRELLMLGGNRVAARYAGIPVFRRTTQVYTAMGGLAFVAAVCFTARNGSVSATSFSGLELQVIVAVVLGGTRVEGGNGSIIGSVIGVLMITVLDEGLRSAEMFHADALPFKIQHLKYVLMGALLVIGVWINRPADNSSG from the coding sequence ATGACACCCTCCACGCGCGTAATGCGCCGATTCACCTCATGGCATCTGCTGGTTTTGCCACTGCTTTTCGTGGCCGAATTGGCGGTCTTTGCTCCGATCAGCGGCGTGCAGTTTGATTCGGCCGAGGCATTTGGGCGATCCAGTCGTTACTACGCAACCGATTTGATCACACATGCTGCACCGTTGATCGTACTGGTGGTGGGGATGACGGCCGTGCTGATGACCGGCGGCATCGACTTGTCCATCGGGTCGATGGTGGCCTTGATCGCCGCCATGATGGCGACGTTTGACCCCGGTGCGAGTTTTTGGTGGACGGCGGTGCCGTTGGGATTGCTGTGTGGATTGGGCCTGGGTTGGTTCAACGGATTCCTGATTGCCCGCTTGGATGTCCCCCCGATTATCGCCACCTTGGGGACGTTATTTTTATTCCGCGGGTTGTGCGAAGTCCGTTTAGGAGATCAGGAATTCGGCACCTTCTACGATGTTCCCGGTTATGCGTGGTTTGGTGGGCTGAGTGGATCGCTGTTGCTAATTACGCTGGTGGTCGCGCTGGGCGGCGGTTGGTTTTTTCATTCGCGTCTTCGCCGGGAACTGTTGATGTTGGGGGGCAATCGCGTCGCGGCTCGTTACGCGGGGATCCCAGTATTTCGCCGCACGACACAGGTCTACACGGCGATGGGCGGGTTGGCGTTTGTGGCGGCGGTTTGTTTTACGGCGCGCAACGGTTCGGTGTCGGCGACGTCGTTTAGCGGACTGGAACTGCAGGTCATCGTCGCCGTGGTGCTGGGGGGCACGCGCGTCGAAGGGGGGAATGGGTCGATCATCGGCTCGGTAATCGGCGTGCTGATGATCACCGTCTTGGATGAAGGTTTGCGGAGTGCGGAAATGTTCCACGCCGACGCCCTGCCCTTTAAGATTCAACATTTGAAGTACGTATTGATGGGAGCACTGCTGGTGATCGGCGTGTGGATCAATCGCCCCGCGGACAATTCCAGCGGCTGA
- a CDS encoding HPP family protein — MTELPGRLGRLAARDIMTSKLVILRDDEPISTAAATLKEHGITGAPVIDQYNSPIGMLSLSDIIQTVLPEDVETARPAPEVLCGDAAHTWELFEHVADNIETAGDEVVSQRMSRLLVTVADNTPLVEVARVMCDGHWHRVAVVDESGNLCGIVSTMDVLAAMINAADEGS; from the coding sequence ATGACCGAACTTCCAGGACGATTGGGACGACTGGCTGCCCGCGACATCATGACCTCTAAGTTGGTCATCCTGCGCGATGACGAGCCGATTTCCACAGCGGCGGCCACGCTGAAAGAACATGGAATCACCGGGGCACCGGTCATCGATCAATACAACTCGCCGATCGGGATGTTGTCGCTATCCGACATCATTCAAACCGTCCTGCCGGAGGATGTCGAGACGGCTCGTCCAGCGCCGGAGGTGCTCTGCGGCGATGCGGCCCACACGTGGGAACTGTTCGAACATGTTGCCGACAACATCGAAACCGCCGGGGATGAGGTGGTCTCTCAACGTATGTCGCGACTCTTAGTAACGGTCGCCGACAACACCCCACTGGTTGAAGTCGCCCGTGTGATGTGCGATGGACATTGGCATCGCGTGGCAGTCGTTGACGAGTCCGGAAACCTGTGTGGGATTGTCTCCACGATGGATGTTTTAGCGGCGATGATCAATGCGGCCGATGAAGGCTCCTAG